In Ignavibacteriales bacterium, the sequence CCTGCCATCACTGCACCAATCACCATCCACAGGAAACCAGGAAAGTAGCCGAACTGCACTGCAAGCACCGGACCAACAAGTGGACCTGCGCCAGCAATTGCCGCAAAATGATGACCGAAGAGCACCCATTTGTTCATGGGATAATAATTCTGACCGTCGTACAATCGGCTTGATGGCAGAACATTAACATCATTCACGACGGCAACTTTTGCTGCGATGAAACTAAAATAAAAACGATACGCAAGCGCGAAAAAAGCTATCGCCGCAATGAGCAAAGGCATAGCATTCATTTTTGCTCCATTTCAATTAATTCCAGGGGAACGGAAAACAAGAAAGAAGTGTCAAATAAACGGAGATAATCACAGATCGCCGGCAACCAACAATATCTTTCATTATTTAAAAAAATTCTTTTATCATACTCCTTGAAAACCACTCACGCAACTATATCATCGTGTGAAAAGTTTTTGCTTTTCTTGCAGCGATGGCGGAAAAGTTTTCGTTTTGTTAACAAACAACATTCAATTTCTTACTTCTTCGCCAATGAACCTTTTTGTATTTGTTCAAACAAGAATGTACGCAATCTCATCAATGAAGGGCTAAGACCAACCTTAAAATGCTGTGGATTTTCGAAACGTTTACATTCTCCAGGTAAACAAGAAAACCTTTGTGATACATAGCGGGCACTTTCCGTCGGAGTCGGCAATGGGCCAATGATATGTCCATCTTCCATCACTTTTTGCATAAGCGGCCTTGGAATCAATCCTCCAACACTATGCTGCTGCTCTGTATGAAATGGATCGTAGAATACTTCGATGTCATCTTCTGTTTCCATCATGATACCGTCTGAATCGAAATGGCCCATAGGATCAAAATAGCGTACGACTTTTTTCCGTCCGGGCAGCGTAGTCTTCGCATAGCTTTCCGCAAATTTTAATATAGGCTGTTCTCCAATGACGCTTGGTTTGTATACGCCTTGTAACGCAGGACAACTATATGCAGTTAAGAGTCGTGTACCAATGCCAAATGCGTCAATAGGTGCACCTTGTTGAAGAAGACTACTAATAAGCAATTCATCAAGTTGATTCGAGACAACAATTTGCACGTAGCTAAGTTTTGCGGCATCCAGTATTGCACGAGCTTTCTTGCTCAAATGTGCAAGATCGCCCGTGTCAAGCCGGATGGCTTTAAGTTTTTTTCCTCTCTCTTCCATTTCTTTTGCTACAATTAATGCATTGGGAAGTCCACTTCTCATAACATTATACGTATCAACAAGAAGTGTGCAATCTTCCGGATAAATTTCCGCGTATGCGCGGAAGGCAGTAAGTTCATCACCGAAACTTTGAATCCATGAATGAGATTGTGTACCAGCTAACTGGAGCGAGTAACGGAAAGCTGCGTAGACATTTGAGGTCGCATCTAATCCACCAATGATAGCGGCTTTACTTGCTTGAATGCCTCCTAATCCTTGTGCCCGGCGCAATCCAACATCAATGATTCTCCGATTGCCAGCTGCAAACCGGATACGTGATGCTTTCGTAGCTATCAGCGATTGGAAATTTAATAAATTAAGAAGTATCGTTTCGATGAACTGCGTTTCGAAAAGGGTTCCCTCTACACGAACAATTGGTTCTAACGGAAATATAAGTTCACCTTCCCTCATTGCGTGAACTGTTCCCGAAAAACGAAAATTAAAAAGATAGCGAAGAAATTCTTCTTTGAACCCCAGGGACCGAATATATTCAATCTCGCTATCTTCAAACCGCAATTTTTCGAGAATCTCCAGAAGGTCGCTGAGCCCAGCAAAAACGACATAGCCGTTGCCAAAAGGATTTTCGCGGAAAAAGAAATCGAAGACTGCCTTTGTTTCAGCTCTCCCTGATAATAAATATCCCTGCGCCATCGTGAGCTGGTAGTAATCTGTGAAGAGCGCAGCATGTGAATCGAAGACTCTCATAATCTATCACTCTCCTGAATCGTTAATAATTTTATGCTGAGAAAAAGAATTAAAATGCATTTTTTATATGCCGAATATCTGCTTTACCATCTTTGAATTCAATCGCAACAACATCGAACCGGCATAGACGATTATCAATATCGTGCTCGAACAGATAACCGTCGGCAACTCTCTGCACCTGTTCCTGTTTTTCTTCCGTTACTGCATCTTCCGGCGCTCCGAACACTGTAGAGCGTCGTGCCTTGACTTCTACAAAGACTAACTCATCACCTTCTTCTGCAATCAGATCAATCTCGCCCCGTTCAAAACGGTAATTACGGTCTATTATTTTAAAACCGTTTCGTTCAAGAAACCGTGCAGCTAAATCTTCTCCGGCTTTTCCTTGAATTCGACGATTGATCGGCGGCATAGTATTTATTCAAACGTACCTAACGTTCCTTCATCCGAACATAAAAAGATGAGGCACAATTCGTGCAATTAAAATAATGAATGTGTGTGGGACATGCAATCCATTGTACTATCTGCACTCATCCAGACATTAGATGAAGAATAATCAATATTTTTACTATAATAATTTTCCTTGAAGAGCGGACGGATGAAACGATCTACGATGAATTTCGCAGAATCCGTACGTGCGGATAGCGTCAATGTGTTGGCGTGTCCCATAACCTTTATGTTGGGCAAAGCCATATTGTGGAAATTGAATATCAAGGTCGCGCATGAGCCGATCACGCGTCACTTTCGCAACGATTGAAGCGGCAGCAATCGTGAAAGACGTTTCATCGCCTCGAATAATGTTTTGGAATTTCAGCGTTTCATGCTTAAAAGAATTACCATCGATAATTGCATATTCCGGCTGAATATTCATACTCTCTATCGATTTCCTCATTGCCAAAATGGTCGCCTGCAGAATATTAATTCGATCAATCACTTCGTGATCGACAACGCCGACACCAACACAAATGGCTTGTTCCATAATTAACGTGAACAATGCTTCCCGCTGTTTTGCTGTACATTTCTTAGAATCATCCACATGCTCTATGGTAAGATCTCTGGGGAAGACAACTGCCGCTGCGACGACGGGTCCTGCAAGCGGGCCCCGGCCGGCTTCATCTACACCTGCAATGTGTTCGATGCCTTGCAGCCATAACGCGCGTTCTATTTCAAGACTGACGCAAGAATGTTTCATGAGTTACATCGAACCGGCGATAATTGAAATCAGCCCAATAATCATAATTATTTTTAAAATCATACTGACAGATCTCATTGCTCTTGAAGAATGATCGCGCCACATCAGTATTATTGAAACGCATATCAGACAGTCGGCAACAAGCACAATAAAGGAAAACGCTGAATTGTACAAAGCTCCGATGAACGCCGCAAACGTGGCACCAATCAACACAACGAGCGAAATCGTTGCTAACACAAGCGCTGGCACAACACCGTATTTAATGGGCAGTGTCATTGCATGTTCTCTCCGATCACCTTCCATGTCTTCTACATCTTTCAGTAATTCACGCGCAAGATTCACAAGGAACGCAAATATCGCTGGAACAATAGCACGCTCTATTCGCCCAATGACAACGCCGCCAT encodes:
- a CDS encoding nicotinate phosphoribosyltransferase, with protein sequence MRVFDSHAALFTDYYQLTMAQGYLLSGRAETKAVFDFFFRENPFGNGYVVFAGLSDLLEILEKLRFEDSEIEYIRSLGFKEEFLRYLFNFRFSGTVHAMREGELIFPLEPIVRVEGTLFETQFIETILLNLLNFQSLIATKASRIRFAAGNRRIIDVGLRRAQGLGGIQASKAAIIGGLDATSNVYAAFRYSLQLAGTQSHSWIQSFGDELTAFRAYAEIYPEDCTLLVDTYNVMRSGLPNALIVAKEMEERGKKLKAIRLDTGDLAHLSKKARAILDAAKLSYVQIVVSNQLDELLISSLLQQGAPIDAFGIGTRLLTAYSCPALQGVYKPSVIGEQPILKFAESYAKTTLPGRKKVVRYFDPMGHFDSDGIMMETEDDIEVFYDPFHTEQQHSVGGLIPRPLMQKVMEDGHIIGPLPTPTESARYVSQRFSCLPGECKRFENPQHFKVGLSPSLMRLRTFLFEQIQKGSLAKK
- a CDS encoding YraN family protein, producing MPPINRRIQGKAGEDLAARFLERNGFKIIDRNYRFERGEIDLIAEEGDELVFVEVKARRSTVFGAPEDAVTEEKQEQVQRVADGYLFEHDIDNRLCRFDVVAIEFKDGKADIRHIKNAF
- a CDS encoding ribonuclease HII, with product MKHSCVSLEIERALWLQGIEHIAGVDEAGRGPLAGPVVAAAVVFPRDLTIEHVDDSKKCTAKQREALFTLIMEQAICVGVGVVDHEVIDRINILQATILAMRKSIESMNIQPEYAIIDGNSFKHETLKFQNIIRGDETSFTIAAASIVAKVTRDRLMRDLDIQFPQYGFAQHKGYGTRQHIDAIRTYGFCEIHRRSFHPSALQGKLL